Proteins encoded in a region of the Halioglobus maricola genome:
- the ccoP gene encoding cytochrome-c oxidase, cbb3-type subunit III, which produces MTSFWSLWVIILTSLTIILVTWVLFGNRSRENPEAKTTGHVYDGIEEYDNPMPAWWFMMFVITIVFGIGYLIVYPGMGNYEGVLGWTQVKQHDKQVAAADERYRDMRDRYLALPIEEIASDPAVRKMGMRMFSNNCALCHGADAKGAYGFPNLTDDDWLYGGSPDAIKASIVHGRQAAMPPWGGILGDKGVADVSAYVMSLSGREVDPAQAEEGSKHYQTYCLACHAADGTGNPALGAPNLANGIWLYGGSMEQISHSVRAGRNGVMPAQKKLLSEDKIHILTAYVYGLSN; this is translated from the coding sequence ATGACTAGTTTCTGGAGTTTGTGGGTAATCATACTCACTTCGCTCACCATCATTCTGGTTACCTGGGTACTATTCGGAAATCGCTCACGCGAAAACCCCGAAGCCAAGACCACTGGCCACGTCTACGACGGTATTGAAGAGTATGACAACCCAATGCCGGCCTGGTGGTTCATGATGTTCGTGATCACCATCGTATTTGGTATTGGCTACCTGATCGTCTATCCCGGCATGGGCAACTATGAAGGCGTTCTCGGCTGGACCCAGGTGAAGCAGCACGACAAGCAAGTGGCCGCCGCCGATGAGCGCTACCGCGACATGCGCGACCGCTACCTGGCTCTGCCGATAGAGGAAATTGCGTCTGACCCCGCTGTGCGCAAAATGGGCATGCGGATGTTCAGCAACAACTGCGCCCTGTGCCACGGCGCGGATGCCAAGGGCGCCTACGGCTTCCCCAACCTGACCGATGATGACTGGTTGTACGGCGGCAGCCCCGATGCCATCAAGGCCAGTATCGTTCATGGCCGGCAGGCTGCAATGCCGCCCTGGGGTGGCATCCTGGGAGATAAGGGCGTGGCCGACGTCTCCGCCTATGTGATGTCGCTGAGCGGCCGCGAAGTGGATCCTGCCCAGGCCGAGGAAGGGAGCAAGCACTATCAGACTTACTGCCTCGCTTGCCATGCTGCTGATGGCACTGGCAATCCCGCGCTCGGCGCACCCAATCTCGCCAACGGCATCTGGCTGTACGGCGGCTCAATGGAGCAGATTAGCCACAGCGTGCGCGCTGGCCGCAACGGTGTAATGCCCGCTCAGAAGAAATTGTTAAGCGAGGACAAAATTCACATCCTGACCGCCTATGTCTACGGCTTGAGCAATTAA